A genomic segment from Melospiza georgiana isolate bMelGeo1 chromosome 17, bMelGeo1.pri, whole genome shotgun sequence encodes:
- the PIGT gene encoding GPI transamidase component PIG-T encodes MAAAVLLLLLLAAAGPAPGRADAGRERRDALREELLLSPLPTGDVAATFQFRTRWDADLQRGAVSHYRLFPKALGRLVAALGVRELHLALTQGFWRTRYWGQPPLQAPAGAELWVWFQPTVTDVDKAWKELSNILSGIFCASLNFIDSTNTVIPTASFKPLGLANGTDHHLLRYAVLPREVVCTENLTPWKKLLPCGSKAGLAVLLKAERLFHSSYHSQAVHIRPICRDASCLAMSWELRQTLTVVFDFFSSGQGKKDWSLFKMFSRTLTDSCPLASQSKVYVDISPKNKEKELLEVSPPPTSVHEAIVQGDRRTYAVYDLLSPSLFNTSRSLNVQLKWKRPQDSSEMPIPTLHAQRYVGGYGLQTGEICTLIYNTHPYRAFPVILLETVPWYLRLYVHTLTIITKGKENKPSYIHYQPAQDRSRPHLLEMLIQLPANSVTKITIQFERALLKWTEYPPDPNHGFYVGSSVLSALVPSVTAMKDMDVEQSPLFTSLFPSSDGSSYFVRLYTEPLLVNLPTPDFSMPYNVICLTCTVVAVCYGSFYNLLTRTFHVEEPSRGGLAKRLANVIRKFRGVPPL; translated from the exons ATGGCGGcggccgtgctgctgctgctgctgctggcggcGGCAGGGCCCGCGCCCGGGCGGGCGGAcgcgggccgggagcggcgggacGCGCTgcgggaggagctgctgctgagcccgCTGCCCACCGGCGATGTGGCCGCCACCTTCCAGTTCCGCACGCGCTGGGACGCGGACCTGCAGCGGGGCGCAG TCTCTCACTACAGGCTCTTCCCGAAGGCGCTGGGGCGGCTGGTGGCAGCGCTGGGCGTGCGGGAGCTGCACCTCGCGCTCACCCAGGGCTTCTGGCGCACCCGCTACTGGGGGCAGCCGCCCCTCCAGGCACCCGCTGGCGCCGAGCTCTGGGTCTGGTTCCAGCCCACGGTCACCGA TGTTGACAAAGCCTGGAAAGAACTGAGTAACATCCTTTCGGGAATATTCTGTGCTTCTCTCAACTTCATTGACTCGACCAACACAGTGATTCCAACAGCATCCTTCAAACCCCTGGGTTTAGCCAATG ggacagatCACCATCTCCTGCGTTACGCTgtcctgcccagggaagttgtcTGCACAGAGAACCTCACCCCTTGGAagaagctgctgccatgtggctCAAAG gctgggctggctgtgctgctgaaggcTGAGCGCCTGTTCCACAGCAGTTACCACTCCCAGGCAGTGCACATCCGCCCCATCTGCAGG GATGCCTCCTGCCTGGCTATGTCCTGGGAGCTCAGACAGACTCTCACTGTGGTCTTTGACTTCTTTTCCAGTGGCCAAGGAAAGAAAG ACTGGTCCCTGTTTAAGATGTTCTCTCGCACGCTGACTGACTCGTGTCCTCTGGCATCGCAGAGCAAAGTCTACGTTGACATTTCCCCCAAGAACAAG gaaaaggagctgctggaagtgtCCCCCCCCCCAACATCAGTACATGAAGCTATTGTCCAGGGGGACAGGAGAACCTACGCTGTCTATGACCTGCTGAGCCCCTCCCTCTTCAACACATCTCGCAGCCTCAATGTGCAGCTGAAGTGGAAGCGGCCCCAAGACAGCT CGGAAATGCCCATTCCCACGCTCCATGCTCAGCGTTACGTGGGCGGGTACGGGCTGCAGACCGGGGAGATCTGCACCCTCATCTACAACACCCACCCCTACCGAGCCTTCCCCGTGATCCTGCTGGAGACTGTGCCCTGGTACCTGCGCCTCTACGTGCACACCCTCACCATCATCACCAAAGGGAAGGAGAACAAGCCCA GTTACATCCACTACCAGCCAGCCCAGGACCGGAGCCGGCCTCACCTCTTGGAAATGCTGATCCAGCTGCCAGCCAACTCCGTCACCAAGATCACAATCCAGTTTGAGAGGGCCTTGCTGAAGTGGACAGAGTACCCACCTGACCCCAATCACGGCTTTTATGTTGG CTCATCTGTGCTCAGTGCCCTGGTGCCCAGTGTCACTGCAATGAAGGACATGGATGTGGAGCAGAGCCCTCTCTTCACCTCACT GTTTCCTTCCTCCGATGGCTCCAGCTATTTTGTGCGCCTGTACACGGAGCCACTGCTGGTGAACCTGCCAACCCCAGACTTCAGCATGCCCTACAACGTCATCTGCCTCACCTGCACCGTGGTGGCCGTGTGCTATGGCTCCTTCTACAACCTGCTGACCAGAACGTTCCACGTGGAGGAGCCCAGCCGGGGCGGGCTGGCCAAGCGGCTGGCCAACGTCATCCGAAAATTCAGGGGGGTGCCCCCACTCTGA
- the DBNDD2 gene encoding dysbindin domain-containing protein 2, whose protein sequence is MSGPGAQSRSRRLPAEMEQAQRNLDAEQMQQQQLKLRDRQKFFEEVFQHDVDFFFPVSHLQIEHRRPPLGSISSMEVNVDMLEQMDVLDLSDQDTVDVFLGCGTEESSIAGSLPGADASQCPEEITLQVPNAAESKSRISSTSSASTDLNSLDTSEEGAETPVVQSDEEDLQEDSPKEQVLRS, encoded by the exons CTGAGATGGAGCAGGCCCAGCGGAACCTGGACGCAgagcagatgcagcagcagcagctgaagctgcgGGACAGACAGAAGTTCTTTGAGGAGGTTTTCCAGCACGATGTGGATTTCTTCTTCCCCGTGTCCCACCTGCAGATTGAGCACCGGAGAC CCCCCTTAGGCAGCATTTCCTCCATGGAGGTGAACGTGGACATGCTGGAGCAGATGGATGTGCTGGACCTGTCAGACCAGGACACTGTGGATGTGTTTCTGGGCTGTGGGACAGAGGAGAGCAGCATTGCTGGGTCTCTGCCAG gggCAGATGCCAGCCAGTGCCCAGAGGAGATCACCCTGCAAGTGCCCAACGCAGCCGAGAGCAAATCTCGCAtttcctccacctcctctgcctccacGGACCTGAACAGCCTGGACACCAGCGAGGAGGGGGCCGAGACCCCCGTGGTGCAGTCGGACGAGGAGGACCTGCAGGAGGACAGTCCCAAAGAGCAGGTGCTGAGGAGCtag
- the BLCAP gene encoding bladder cancer-associated protein: MYCLQWLLPVLLIPKPLNPALWFSHSMFMGFYLLSFLLERKPCTICALVFLAALFLICYSCWGNCFLYHCTGSQLPESAHDPSIVGT, from the coding sequence ATGTACTGCCTGCAGTGGTTGCTACCTGTCCTGCTCATACCCAAGCCCCTGAACCCAGCCTTGTGGTTCAGTCACTCGATGTTCATGGGATTCTACCTGCTCAGTTTTCTCCTGGAACGGAAACCTTGCACAATTTGTGCCTTGGTCTTCCTGGCAGCTCTATTCCTCATCTGCTACAGCTGCTGGGGGAACTGCTTCTTGTACCACTGCACAGGATCCCAGTTACCAGAATCAGCTCACGACCCCAGCATAGTGGGCACCTAG